The DNA segment CCGCGAACCTGACTTTAACAGCAGTGGATTGAGGTAAAAAGCGTTGCAGTGGGGTTGAAGGGCTTGCTCCAGATAGGGCATGAAATAGGGAAATTGTTCTGCCACTGTGGATAAGTGCGATCGATGAAACACGATCGAAAAGCCTTTTGTTTGAACAAAATCACGGTTTAAATTATTGACGGTGAAGTAAGGGCAAGCGTGAATTTGTTTCTGTAATTTGTCGAGATAAGCCTGAGAAAACAGGTTGGATTGTTGTTGATAATAAGGCATTTCAAATCGAGGAACTATAAACAATTCAGCACAGGCGGAGCCGGACAGGTCAAACTGATCGATCGCTGGTCGCGTGGATGTTGGAACATGAGGTGATAGGCATGGAGATGGTAGCCACAGTCACCTGGAACAGGAAGTTTTTTGGAGGGATGGCTGGGCAGAAGTGGCACACCACCGACATCGTAGAGCGGATCACCCATCAGAGGATACCCAGCAGCAGCAAGATGAATCCGGATTTGATGCGGACGACCAGTGAGAATCGTGACTTCTAATAGGGTTGTTTGTGGAGTGCGCTGAACCACTCGGCATTCACTTTTTGCCCAGAGTCCATCTGGTGTTGCGCCATAGACATAGCCTAAAACCGGATGCGGAATTTTGCCAATCGCTTTATCCACCACAAATCGATCGGGTAAGTCACTCTGTCCCACCAGTGCCCGATAGGTTTTACAAATTTGCCGATCGCGCATTTGTTGACTGAGGCTAGATTTTGCCAGAGGCGATCGAGCCAGCAACATCAGCCCAGAAGTACCCCGACCTAAGCGATGAATCGGAACGGGCGTTTCTTGGGGATAGCGGCGTTGCAGTTGTCTCAACAATGTATGTTCTAAAAATCCGCCTCCGGGCAGCACTGGCAATCCGGCGGGTTTAGCAACGACCAATAA comes from the Trichocoleus sp. genome and includes:
- a CDS encoding RluA family pseudouridine synthase, producing MNQGWTYREQVDRKHAGLTVLAYYQQRYQHSNSQEWQTRIEAEQILLNEQPTTPETLLEKGQWLTYHRPPWQEPDVPLAFEVLYEDADLLVVAKPAGLPVLPGGGFLEHTLLRQLQRRYPQETPVPIHRLGRGTSGLMLLARSPLAKSSLSQQMRDRQICKTYRALVGQSDLPDRFVVDKAIGKIPHPVLGYVYGATPDGLWAKSECRVVQRTPQTTLLEVTILTGRPHQIRIHLAAAGYPLMGDPLYDVGGVPLLPSHPSKKLPVPGDCGYHLHAYHLMFQHPRDQRSISLTCPAPPVLNCL